In Haliaeetus albicilla chromosome 18, bHalAlb1.1, whole genome shotgun sequence, one genomic interval encodes:
- the DPYSL5 gene encoding dihydropyrimidinase-related protein 5, which produces MLANAATMRILIKGGKVVNDDCTLEADVYIENGIIQQVGRELMIPGGAKVIDATGKLVIPGGIDTSTHFHQTFMNATCVDDFYHGTKAALVGGTTMIIGHVLPDKETSLLDAYEKCRSLADPKVCCDYALHMGITWWAPKVKAEMETLVREKGVNSFQMFMTYKDLYMLRDSELYQVFQACRDIGAIARVHAENGELVAEGAKEALDLGITGPEGIEISRPEELEAEATHRVITIANRTHCPIYLVNVSSMSAGDVIAAAKMQGKVVYAETTTAHATLTGLHYYHQDWFHAAAYVTVPPLRLDTNTSAYLMSLLANDTLNIVASDHRPFSTKQKAMGKEDFTKIPHGVSGVQDRMNIIWERGVVGGKMDENRFVAVTSSNAAKIHNLYPRKGRIIPGADADVVVWDPEATKTISASTQVQGGDINLYENMRCHGVPLVTISRGRVVYENGVFMCAEGTGKFCPLRSFPDSVYKKLVQREKSLKLRGVDRTPYLGDVAVVVHAGKKETGTPLADTPTRPATRHGGMRDLHESSFSLSGSQIDDHVPKRASARILAPPGGRSSGIW; this is translated from the exons ATGCTCGCCAATGCGGCCACCATGCGGATCCTCATCAAGGGGGGGAAGGTGGTGAACGACGACTGCACGCTGGAGGCGGACGTCTACATCGAGAACGGCATCATCCAGCAAGTGGGCCGTGAGCTTATGATCCCTGGCGGGGCGAAGGTCATCGATGCCACCGGCAAGCTCGTCATCCCTGGCGGCATTGACACCAGCACCCATTTCCACCAGACCTTCATGAATGCCACCTGCGTGGATGACTTCTACCATGGCACCAAG GCAGCCCTGGTGGGAGGGACGACGATGATCATCGGCCACGTCCTGCCTGACAAGGAGACCTCGCTGCTGGACGCCTACGAGAAGTGCCGCAGCCTGGCTGACCCCAAGGTCTGCTGCGACTACGCCCTGCACATGGGCATCACTTGGTGGGCGCCAAAG GTGAAGGCAGAGATGGAGACGCTGGTGCGGGAGAAGGGGGTGAACTCCTTCCAGATGTTTATGACCTACAAGGACCTGTACATGCTGCGGGACAGCGAGCTCTACCAGGTCTTCCAGGCCTGCCGCGACATCGGCGCCATCGCCCGAGTCCATGCTGAGAACGGCGAGCTGGTGGCTGAG GGAGCAAAGGAGGCACTGGACTTGGGCATCACGGGGCCGGAGGGCATTGAGATCAGCCGGCCTGAAGAG CTGGAAGCTGAGGCCACGCACCGTGTCATCACCATTGCCAACAGG ACCCACTGCCCCATCTACCTGGTGAACGTCTCCAGCATGTCTGCAGGGGATGTCATCGCTGCCGCGAAGATGCAAG GGAAGGTGGTGTACGCGGAGACGACCACGGCACACGCCACGCTCACCGGGCTGCACTACTACCACCAGGACTGGTTCCATGCTGCCGCCTACGTCACTGTGCCGCCACTACGCCTGGACACCAACACCTCCGCCTACCTCATGAGCCTGCTTGCCAA TGACACGCTGAACATCGTGGCCTCTGACCACCGGCCCTTCAGCACCAAGCAGAAAGCCATGGGCAAGGAGGACTTCACCAAGATCCCCCACGGCGTCAGCGGGGTGCAGGACCGCATGAACATCATCTGGGAGCGAGGCGTG GTCGGGGGCAAGATGGATGAGAACCGCTTCGTGGCTGTGACCAGCTCCAATGCTGCCAAGATCCACAACCTGTACCCCCGCAAAGGCCGGATCATCCCCGGGGCTGACGCCGACGTTGTGGTCTGGGACCCTGAGGCCACCAA GACCATCTCGGCCAGCACCCAGGTGCAGGGGGGGGACATCAACCTGTACGAGAACATGCGGTGCCACGGGGTGCCCCTGGTCACCATCAGCCGCGGGCGCGTGGTCTACGAGAACGGTGTCTTCATGTGTGCCGAGGGCACCGGCAAGTTCTGCCCGCTCCGCTCATTCCCGGACTCCGTCTATAAGAAGCTGGTGCAGCGGGAGAAG AGTTTAAAGCTGCGGGGTGTGGATCGCACCCCATACCTGGGGGACGTGGCCGTGGTTGTGCATGCCGGGAAAAAAGAGACGGGGACGCCCCTGGCCGATACGCCCACCCGGCCTGCCACGCGACACGGGGGCATGAGGGACCTCCACGAGTCCAGCTTCAGCCTGTCTG GTTCTCAGATCGATGACCACGTTCCAAAGCGAGCTTCGGCCCGGATTCTCGCTCCCCCCGGAGGCCGGTCGAGCGGCATTTGGTAG